The following DNA comes from Polynucleobacter necessarius.
AGAGGCGGTTGAATGGGCGCGTTCAGAGGTTGCTCAATTGATTCATGCCGATCCTAGGGAAATTGTCTTTACCAGCGGCGCCACTGAAAGCATTAACTTAGCACTCAAAGGCGCAGCACACTTCTACAAAGATCGTGGCAATCACATCATTACCGTAAAAACTGAGCACAAGGCAACTTTAGACACCTGTCGTGAATTAGAGCGTGAAGGTTATGAAGTGACTTCCTTGGATGTATTGCCAAATGGTTTAATTGATTTTGCGCAACTCGAAGCGGCGATGAAGCCGGGCACGATTTTGGCTTCAGTGATGTATGTCAATAATGAAATCGGTGTCGTGCAAGATATCCCTGTGATTGGCGACTTATGTCGTTCACGTGGCGTGATTTTTCATGTGGATGCAGCTCAAGCAACTGGCAAAGTAGAGATTGATCTTGAGAAGATTAAAGTAGATTTGATGAGTTTTTCTGCTCACAAGACGTATGGACCTAAAGGCATTGGCGCTTTGTTTGTGCGTTGTAAGCCGCGTATACGTATTGAGGCGCAGATTCATGGCGGTGGACATGAGCGTGGTATGCGTTCTGGAACCCTTGCTGTGCACCAGATCGTTGGCATGGGTGAGGCCTTCCGCATTGCTCGCGTTGAGATGACTGAAGAAAACAAGCGTATCCGTGCTTTACGGGATCGTTTGTTAAATGGTTTAAAAGACATCGAAGAGGTTTATGTCAACGGCGATATGGACCATCGTGTACCTCATAACCTGAACATCAGTTTTAACTATGTTGAAGGTGAATCCATGTTGATGGCCCTAAAAGATTTGGCAATCTCTTCTGGTTCAGCCTGCACTTCAGCCTCTTTAGAACCATCTTATGTATTGCGCGCTTTGGGTCGCAATGATGAATTGGCGCATAGCTCTATTCGCTTTACCTTAGGTCGCTTTACGACTGAAGAAGAAGTGGATTTCACGATTAAGTTGGTGAAAGAGAAGATGGCTAAGTTGCGTGAGTTATCCCCACTTTGGGAAATGTATAAAGATGGAATCGATCTCAGTACGATTCAATGGGCAGCACACTAAAACTATATAAAAGAAATTAAAGAGGAAATGCCATGGCATATAGCGAAAAGGTCATTGACCACTACGAAAATCCCCGCAACGTTGGTTCATTCGAAAAGGGTGACGACAGCGTAGGTACTGGCATGGTTGGTGCGCCAGCTTGCGGCGACGTAATGAAATTACAGATTCGCGTGAATGACCAAGGCGTAATTGAAGATGCCAAGTTTAAGACTTATGGTTGCGGCTCTGCGATTGCCTCATCTTCATTGGTAACAGAGTGGGTTAAAGGTAAAACTTTAGATCAAGCGCTGGAGATTAAGAACTCATTGATCGCCGAAGAATTGGCTTTGCCACCAGTAAAAATTCACTGCTCCATTTTGGCTGAAGATGCTATCAAGGGAGCAGTAGCGGACTATAAAGAAAAGCATCCAGCGAAATAAGTAGGCATAACTATGGCAATTACATTAACTGATAAAGCGGCTGCACACGTAAACCGTAATCTTGAAAAGCGCGGCAAGGGCTGTGGCTTGCGCTTGGGCGTTCGAACGACGGGTTGCTCTGGCCTAGCCTATCAACTTGAGTATGTTGATGAGCCTGCGGCAGAGGATCAGGTTTTTGAGTCAAACGGTATTAAGGTATTTTTGGATCCAAAGAGCTTGGCTTACTTAGACGGTACGGAATTAGACTTTGTGCGTGAGGGTTTGAATGAAGGATTTAAGTTTCAAAATCCAAACGTAAAAGATGAGTGTGGTTGTGGTGAATCTTTCCGCGTCTGACGATTACTTTCGTTTCTTTGGATTAAATCAGAAATTCAATATCGATTTGCCTGATCTAGATCAGGCTTACTTGGCGATTCAGAAGGAAGTGCACCCTGATCGTTATGCTCGTGGCAGCGATGTGGAGCAGCGCATTGCCATGCAAATGGCGACCTTGGCCAACACTGCACATCAAACGCTTAAAAATCCGATTCAACGAGGTTTATATCTTTGCAAACTCCATGGCGTTGATGCCAAATTGGAAACCAATACTGCAATGCCTGCTGCTTTTCTGATGAAACAGATGGAATGGCGCGAAAGTCTGGATGAGCAAGCGGAAAACATTTCAGCTTTGGAGGTTTTGATGGCTGAAGTCGAAGAGTCCAAAGAAGATATCCTTACAGAAATCGTTCAAGCCATTGATGGCGCCAAAAATTATGAGCGGGCTGCCGAATTACTTCGTGGCTTACTTTTTATTGATAAGTTTGCAGTTGAGCTTGATGACACCATTGCGGCCCTAATCTAGCCCCACTCAAGCTAAACTCTATTGCCTATGGCCTTATTACAAATCTCTGAACCCGGTAAATCGCTAGCACCTCATCAGCGCCGCATTGCCGTTGGTATTGATTTGGGAACGACCAATTCTTTGGTGGCTATTGTGCGTGACGCACTGCCCAAGGTTTTGCCAGATGCGCAAGGCCGCGAATTACTACCATCGGTAATCCGTTATTTGCCCAATGGCAGAACTCAAGCTGGTTTTGAGGCGCTTGAGAGTGTGGTGATTGATCCGAAAAATACGATTGTTTCTGTGAAGCGCTTCATGGGTCGTGGCTTGCTAGATGTAGAGCATATTGAAAGCGCTCCATATGATTTTGTTGATCAGCCTGGAATGCTCAAGCTGAGAACCGTCGCTGGTGACAAAAGTCCGATTGAGGTTTCCGCAGAGATCTTGGCCCGCTTGCGTCAGTTGGCTGAAGATTCCGTTTCCGATGAAATTGTTGGCGCAGTAATTACTGTTCCGGCTTACTTTGATGATGCGCAGCGTCAGGCAACTAAAGATGCTGCTAAGTTAGCCGGTGTTGAAGTCTTGCGCTTGCTGAATGAGCCTACTGCTGCTGCAATTGCCTATGGTTTAGAGAATGCCTCTGAGGGTGTCTATGCCGTATATGACTTAGGTGGCGGCACCTTTGATATCTCCATATTGCGCATGAGTAGAGGTGTGTTTGAAGTGCTCTCTACTGGCGGAGATTCTGCTTTGGGTGGCGATGATTTTGATCATCGTTTGTATTGCTGGGTGATTGAGCAGGCTAAGCTTCCGCCATTATCGATTCATGACCATCGAACGCTCTTACAAGCGTGCAAGCATACGAAAGAGCAACTGAGTCATAACCCTTTAGCGCGTGTGCATGAAACGCTGGATGATGGCACGGTAGTGAATGTCGGTATTAGCCAGGCGCAATTCTTTGAAATTACCCAGAATCTCGTAACCAAGACTCTGATGGCTTGTAAAAAAGCTTTGCGTGATTCTGGCCTCAAGGCTGAAGATGTTAAGGGTGTGGTGATGGTGGGTGGCTCAACCCGTATGCCAAATGTCCAGCGCGCTGTAGGCGAGCTATTTGGTACGCAGCCTTTGAATAATTTAAACCCTGATCAAGTAGTTGCGTTGGGCGCGGCGATGCAGGCTGACTTATTG
Coding sequences within:
- a CDS encoding IscS subfamily cysteine desulfurase; protein product: MNAPKDLPQQPVPMFSPKHFPVYMDYSATTPIDPRVVEKMSPYLREQFGNAASRSHAYGWVAEEAVEWARSEVAQLIHADPREIVFTSGATESINLALKGAAHFYKDRGNHIITVKTEHKATLDTCRELEREGYEVTSLDVLPNGLIDFAQLEAAMKPGTILASVMYVNNEIGVVQDIPVIGDLCRSRGVIFHVDAAQATGKVEIDLEKIKVDLMSFSAHKTYGPKGIGALFVRCKPRIRIEAQIHGGGHERGMRSGTLAVHQIVGMGEAFRIARVEMTEENKRIRALRDRLLNGLKDIEEVYVNGDMDHRVPHNLNISFNYVEGESMLMALKDLAISSGSACTSASLEPSYVLRALGRNDELAHSSIRFTLGRFTTEEEVDFTIKLVKEKMAKLRELSPLWEMYKDGIDLSTIQWAAH
- the iscU gene encoding Fe-S cluster assembly scaffold IscU; translated protein: MAYSEKVIDHYENPRNVGSFEKGDDSVGTGMVGAPACGDVMKLQIRVNDQGVIEDAKFKTYGCGSAIASSSLVTEWVKGKTLDQALEIKNSLIAEELALPPVKIHCSILAEDAIKGAVADYKEKHPAK
- the iscA gene encoding iron-sulfur cluster assembly protein IscA; the encoded protein is MAITLTDKAAAHVNRNLEKRGKGCGLRLGVRTTGCSGLAYQLEYVDEPAAEDQVFESNGIKVFLDPKSLAYLDGTELDFVREGLNEGFKFQNPNVKDECGCGESFRV
- the hscB gene encoding Fe-S protein assembly co-chaperone HscB, with product MSVVVVNLSASDDYFRFFGLNQKFNIDLPDLDQAYLAIQKEVHPDRYARGSDVEQRIAMQMATLANTAHQTLKNPIQRGLYLCKLHGVDAKLETNTAMPAAFLMKQMEWRESLDEQAENISALEVLMAEVEESKEDILTEIVQAIDGAKNYERAAELLRGLLFIDKFAVELDDTIAALI
- the hscA gene encoding Fe-S protein assembly chaperone HscA; its protein translation is MALLQISEPGKSLAPHQRRIAVGIDLGTTNSLVAIVRDALPKVLPDAQGRELLPSVIRYLPNGRTQAGFEALESVVIDPKNTIVSVKRFMGRGLLDVEHIESAPYDFVDQPGMLKLRTVAGDKSPIEVSAEILARLRQLAEDSVSDEIVGAVITVPAYFDDAQRQATKDAAKLAGVEVLRLLNEPTAAAIAYGLENASEGVYAVYDLGGGTFDISILRMSRGVFEVLSTGGDSALGGDDFDHRLYCWVIEQAKLPPLSIHDHRTLLQACKHTKEQLSHNPLARVHETLDDGTVVNVGISQAQFFEITQNLVTKTLMACKKALRDSGLKAEDVKGVVMVGGSTRMPNVQRAVGELFGTQPLNNLNPDQVVALGAAMQADLLAGNQSKDDEWLLLDVIPLSLGIETMGGLVEKIIPRNTPIPVSRAQNFTTFKDGQTALAIQVVQGERELAQDCRSLGRFELRGIPTMAAGAARIRVTFQVDPDGLLSVSAMEQGSGVKASIDIKPSYGLTDAEITRMLQDGFASAKEDLLSRSLREEEVNAQRLLDAVQTALDSDRALLNTEEQKAIDQEMATLQKILNEETDGEVVRKAVDHAAKATDDFAQKRMNASIQKALSGKHVAEI